The Solenopsis invicta isolate M01_SB chromosome 12, UNIL_Sinv_3.0, whole genome shotgun sequence DNA window TCCATGTTTACTGCATGCTCGATGCGATAActataaatgtttatgtttttattataaacagtaCAAGACAACAGcctttttgcttaaaaaaactTCCGTAACAAACTCTTAACGTAATGTTATATGAAggtaacaaaatttgtataacagttttaattatacTCATTTTTATATCCACATTCGTACCTAGCAATTTTAAACATTCCACAGGTATGctcaatatatgtaataagTATTGTGCCTATTGCTAACAGTACAGTTCCCCCGATGTATAATACTGCGCAAGCGTGtagtagaattaaataaaaatattttttctgatcAATAAAGTATTCcataacaaagaaataatgtGGTCCAGATACAttcattattgataaattagTATCATTTAAATTCAACCAGATTTGACTTGTACTAAGAACAAGTATTCCACAAAATCCAATTGCTAAAGAGTAGCAAAATAActtgttatacatttttatatatagttaagttcttagaaactaaaattattttacgtatattataCGCATCATATAAATAGGTGATATTATGGCCGCTCATTTACATTAATTGTACAATAACTTTTTGATTAAtcagtattttatattgaaaagttAGTGTTTACattcattactttttaatagattcttgatttaaaattacgACATATTTggtattatgtatattatttttaaaaatgtatttacaaaaatgtatatacagggtgattcttaATGTTTGTACCCACTTTTAatcataggagcacgcatttgtaatttttaatataataatttgttagaaatacatatccgtcgttAAATCATGCTTCTATGGTAGAAAATGGGTACACCGTTAAGAATCActctatatacatattatatgttacaaaccaatttctttttcttaccaTTGGTCAGCTAATATGTTGTAttgaaagtataattataatatatgtaaaaatacatattaccTTACCCGTAAGTGCAATCGTATAGCGTTTGCCAATGCAACTATATTTGTATACAATAGCAATTTCGTTTTTATCCTTTAACTTATTATGTATATGTTCAAGCTgtattagtaaattttttacctgccattttattaactttctatATTATCTTTTGTACATAccaagaaacaatttttactataacaatatatttGCCCGATTTTATTTGACGAATAAAATCGggcaaataaattgttatagtaAAAATGTACCTCATGTAACAGGCTGATGTTATTTATCATCactacaatgtaaaaataacgtcTTTGACGGTGGCAAAATGACAACAAATATCTTCAGCTTGCTACCCAAGGTAAGATATTAACTTACAACTTCAATATTAAGATAGTATGAatgatattgaattaaaaacatTGTACACAAAGATACGGAAGACAGCACCTTGATAACGAGTTCAGAAGTACATTTTAATGTTATCAATGGTGTtatctgtaaatatataaatttatttaatatttcaagtatGATAACTAATGATGCAATATATAAttgctataaaaattaaaatgcataatgaATACTATTGGAAAAgtgataatttatttcataatagtATATATTGTTATACTTTAGCTTTACCTGAAATACAATACCCGTTGATAAAATAACACGAAAAATATTGCAGTGAAATCGAGTTAATTTAGATTGTTTATAAGGCCAAAATCCGAGAGCAAGCAGTAGGATTTTATTGAGATTACAATATTGAGAAATACGTGTCATTTCTCTGCGATCACCAAAATTTTACTGTGAGATTCGAAGACATGGACAAATTCTCTTATTCCGTCTTTCCTTTACTGTTCGATTAAATATACTgatcttctttcttttaaagaaaaaaaatgttaaacgtaaattttatcatttataatcatttacaccaaattgtgtaataatttgCCATGAGAACCAAACGCGTTCATTTCAACCAACTTCTCATCAAATATTTATGCGATCAATTTCTCTCTAGAGATACTGCGACAATTGTATTATTACCATGAAATTGCACTGTTCGACCAGAAGACGCGCAGGCGCATTTCCACCTTCTTTGCATCAACAGTGGCATTCTAATACAAGCATTCATAAAGTACAGTTTGTCTTCAACAAAGTATATCTTATTGTTAGCTTTAAACCATTTGACTCATGATAAGTTGTATAACTTAGAAATAATTGTGCTAAATCAATACgtgacaataatttttaaatctaattttaagt harbors:
- the LOC113004038 gene encoding uncharacterized protein LOC113004038 isoform X2 → MTRISQYCNLNKILLLALGFWPYKQSKLTRFHCNIFRVILSTGIVFQITPLITLKCTSELVIKVLSSVSLCTMFLIQYHSYYLNIEVVKNLLIQLEHIHNKLKDKNEIAIVYKYSCIGKRYTIALTAIGFCGILVLSTSQIWLNLNDTNLSIMNVSGPHYFFVMEYFIDQKKYFYLILLHACAVLYIGGTVLLAIGTILITYIEHTCGMFKIASYRIEHAVNMDLQNTTLKSKILMTEGIICAVHIHRQAIKLSKRILSTFEAMISCFTGCVVICFSLNLFQLFQITSFKNNVHEFILHFTYATISILHMFIANYIGQSVIDHNNHVYIAAYNVQWYRTPLHIQRMVLFLLQRGAIQHTLNIGGLFDASIEGFATLIRASISYFTLINSVQ
- the LOC113004038 gene encoding uncharacterized protein LOC113004038 isoform X1 — its product is MTRISQYCNLNKILLLALGFWPYKQSKLTRFHCNIFRVILSTGIVFQITPLITLKCTSELVIKVLSSVSLCTMFLIQYHSYYLNIEVVKNLLIQLEHIHNKLKDKNEIAIVYKYSCIGKRYTIALTAIGFCGILVLSTSQIWLNLNDTNLSIMNVSGPHYFFVMEYFIDQKKYFYLILLHACAVLYIGGTVLLAIGTILITYIEHTCGMFKIASYRIEHAVNMDLQNTTLKSKILMTEGIICAVHIHRQAIKLSKRILSTFEAMISCFTGCVVICFSLNLFQLFQITSFKNNVHEFILHFTYATISILHMFIANYIGQSVIDHNNHVYIAAYNVQWYRTPLHIQRMVLFLLQRGAIQHTLNIGGLFDASIEGFATVICLYNILELSMNYIIRKNF